One Felis catus isolate Fca126 chromosome D1, F.catus_Fca126_mat1.0, whole genome shotgun sequence DNA segment encodes these proteins:
- the BRSK2 gene encoding serine/threonine-protein kinase BRSK2 isoform X4 codes for MTSTGKDGGGAQHAQYVGPYRLEKTLGKGQTGLVKLGIHCVTCQKVAIKIVNREKLSESVLMKVEREIAILKLIEHPHVLKLHDVYENKKYLYLVLEHVSGGELFDYLVKKGRLTPKEARKFFRQIISALDFCHSHSICHRDLKPENLLLDEKNNIRIADFGMASLQVGDSLLETSCGSPHYACPEVIRGEKYDGRKADVWSCGVILFALLVGALPFDDDNLRQLLEKVKRGVFHMPHFIPPDCQSLLRGMIEVDAARRLTLEHIQKHIWYIGGKNEPEPEQPIPRKVQIRSLPSLEDIDPDVLDSMHSLGCFRDRNKLLQDLLSEEENQEKMIYFLLLDRKERYPSHEDEDLPPRNEIDPPRKRVDSPMLNRHGKRRPERKSMEVLSVTDGGSPVPARRAIEMAQHGQRSRSISGASSGLSTSPLSSPRVTPHPSPRGSPLPTPKGTPVHTPKESPAGTPNPTPPSSPSVGGVPWRTRLNSIKNSFLGSPRFHRRKLQVPTPEEMSNLTPESSPELAKKSWFGNFINLEKEEQIFVVIKDKPLSSIKADIVHAFLSIPSLSHSVISQTSFRAEYKATGGPAVFQKPVKFQVDITYTEGGAAQKENGIYSVTFTLLSGPSRRFKRVVETIQTQLLSTHDQPSAQHLSDTTNCMEMMTGRLSKCDEKNGQAAQAPSTPAKRSAHGPLGDSAAAGPGPGGDAEYPTGKDTAKTGPPAARREQP; via the exons GCCTCGTGAAGCTGGGGATTCACTGTGTCACGTGCCAGAAGGTGGCCATCAAAATTGTCAACCGGGAGAAGCTCAGCGAGTCTGTGTTGATGAAG GTGGAGCGGGAGATTGCCATCCTGAAGCTCATCGAACACCCTCACGTTCTAAAGCTGCACGatgtttatgaaaacaaaaaatattt ATACCTGGTGCTAGAACACGTGTCTGGTGGAGAGCTCTTCGACTACCTTGTCAAGAAGGGCAGGCTGACCCCCAAAGAGGCTCGGAAGTTCTTCCGACAGATCATCTCTGCGCTAGACTTTTGCCACAGCCACTCCATATG CCACAGGGATCTGAAGCCAGAAAACCTTCTACTGGATGAGAAGAACAACATCCGAATCGCGGATTTCGGCATGGCGTCGCTGCAGGTTGGCGACAGCCTGCTGGAGACCAGCTGCGG GTCCCCCCACTACGCCTGCCCCGAGGTGATCCGG GGGGAGAAGTATGACGGCCGCAAGGCGGACGTGTGGAGCTGCGGCGTGATCCTGTTCGCCCTGTTGGtg GGGGCTCTGCCCTTTGACGACGACAACCTGAGGCAGCTGCTGGAGAAGGTGAAGCGGGGTGTTTTCCACATGCCGCACTTCATCCCGCCCGACTGCCAGAGCCTGCTGCGCGGCATGATCGAGGTGGACGCGGCCCGGCGCCTCACG CTAGAGCACATTCAGAAACACATATGGTATAT AGGGGGCAAGAACGAGCCGGAGCCGGAGCAGCCCATCCCCCGCAAGGTGCAGATCCGCTCGCTGCCCAGCCTGGAGGACATCGACCCCGACGTGCTGGACAGCATGCACTCGCTGGGCTGCTTCCGGGACCGCAACAAGCTGTTGCAGGACCTGCTGTCCGAGGA GGAAAACCAGGAGAAAATGATCTATTTCCTTCTCCTGGACCGGAAAGAAAGGTACCCGAGCCATGAGGACGAGGACCTGCCCCCCAGAAACGAAATAG ACCCTCCTCGGAAGCGTGTGGACTCCCCAATGCTGAACCGGCATGGCAAGCGGCGGCCGGAACGCAAGTCCATGGAGGTGCTCAGCGTGACAGACGGCGGCTCCCCGGTGCCCGCGCGGCGGGCCATCGAGATGGCCCAGCATGGCCAGAG GTCCAGGTCTATCAGCGGCGCCTCCTCGGGCCTCTCCACCAGCCCGCTGAGCAGCCCCCGG GTGACCCCTCACCCCTCTCCAAGGGGtagtcccctccccacccctaagGGGACGCCCGTGCACACGCCCAAGGAGAGCCCGGCAGGCACACCCAACCCCACGCCACCGTCCAGCCCCAGCGTCGGAGGGGTGCCCTGGAGGACACGGCTTAACTCCATCAAGAACAGTTTCCTGGGGTCACCTCGCTTCCACCGCCGGAAATTGCAGG TTCCAACACCCGAGGAGATGTCCAACCTGACCCCGGAGTCGTCCCCAGA gCTCGCCAAGAAGTCGTGGTTTGGGAACTTCATCAAcctggagaaggaggagcagaTCTTCGTGGTTATCAAGGACAAGCCCTTGAGCTCCATCAAAGCCGACATTGTTCACGCCTTCCTGTCG ATCCCCAGCCTCAGCCACAGCGTCATCTCCCAGACCAGCTTCCGGGCTGAGTATAAGGCGACAGGGGGCCCGGCGGTGTTCCAGAAGCCGGTCAAGTTCCAGGTGGACATCACCTACACCGAGGGCGGGGCAGCGCAGAAGGAGAATGGCATCTATTCTGTCACATTCACGCTCCTGTCAG GCCCGAGCCGCCGCTTCAAGAGGGTCGTGGAGACCATTCAGACCCAGCTACTGAGCACACACGACCAGCCCTCCGCCCAGCATTTGTCAG ACACCACTAACTGTATGGAAATGATGACGGGGAGGCTTTCCAAATGTG ACGAGAAGAACGGGCAGGCGGCCCAGGCCCCCAGCACGCCCGCCAAGCGGAGTGCCCACGGCCCACTCGGTGACTCCGCGGCCGCTGGCCCCGGCCCTGGAGGGGACGCCGAGTACCCAACGGGCAAGGACACGGCCAAGACggggccgcccgccgcccgccgcgaGCAGCCTTAG
- the BRSK2 gene encoding serine/threonine-protein kinase BRSK2 isoform X1, with translation MTSTGKDGGGAQHAQYVGPYRLEKTLGKGQTGLVKLGIHCVTCQKVAIKIVNREKLSESVLMKVEREIAILKLIEHPHVLKLHDVYENKKYLYLVLEHVSGGELFDYLVKKGRLTPKEARKFFRQIISALDFCHSHSICHRDLKPENLLLDEKNNIRIADFGMASLQVGDSLLETSCGSPHYACPEVIRGEKYDGRKADVWSCGVILFALLVGALPFDDDNLRQLLEKVKRGVFHMPHFIPPDCQSLLRGMIEVDAARRLTLEHIQKHIWYIGGKNEPEPEQPIPRKVQIRSLPSLEDIDPDVLDSMHSLGCFRDRNKLLQDLLSEEENQEKMIYFLLLDRKERYPSHEDEDLPPRNEIDPPRKRVDSPMLNRHGKRRPERKSMEVLSVTDGGSPVPARRAIEMAQHGQSKAMFSKSLDIAEAHPQFSKEDRSRSISGASSGLSTSPLSSPRVTPHPSPRGSPLPTPKGTPVHTPKESPAGTPNPTPPSSPSVGGVPWRTRLNSIKNSFLGSPRFHRRKLQVPTPEEMSNLTPESSPELAKKSWFGNFINLEKEEQIFVVIKDKPLSSIKADIVHAFLSIPSLSHSVISQTSFRAEYKATGGPAVFQKPVKFQVDITYTEGGAAQKENGIYSVTFTLLSGPSRRFKRVVETIQTQLLSTHDQPSAQHLSDTTNCMEMMTGRLSKCGSPLSNFFDVIKQLFSDEKNGQAAQAPSTPAKRSAHGPLGDSAAAGPGPGGDAEYPTGKDTAKTGPPAARREQP, from the exons GCCTCGTGAAGCTGGGGATTCACTGTGTCACGTGCCAGAAGGTGGCCATCAAAATTGTCAACCGGGAGAAGCTCAGCGAGTCTGTGTTGATGAAG GTGGAGCGGGAGATTGCCATCCTGAAGCTCATCGAACACCCTCACGTTCTAAAGCTGCACGatgtttatgaaaacaaaaaatattt ATACCTGGTGCTAGAACACGTGTCTGGTGGAGAGCTCTTCGACTACCTTGTCAAGAAGGGCAGGCTGACCCCCAAAGAGGCTCGGAAGTTCTTCCGACAGATCATCTCTGCGCTAGACTTTTGCCACAGCCACTCCATATG CCACAGGGATCTGAAGCCAGAAAACCTTCTACTGGATGAGAAGAACAACATCCGAATCGCGGATTTCGGCATGGCGTCGCTGCAGGTTGGCGACAGCCTGCTGGAGACCAGCTGCGG GTCCCCCCACTACGCCTGCCCCGAGGTGATCCGG GGGGAGAAGTATGACGGCCGCAAGGCGGACGTGTGGAGCTGCGGCGTGATCCTGTTCGCCCTGTTGGtg GGGGCTCTGCCCTTTGACGACGACAACCTGAGGCAGCTGCTGGAGAAGGTGAAGCGGGGTGTTTTCCACATGCCGCACTTCATCCCGCCCGACTGCCAGAGCCTGCTGCGCGGCATGATCGAGGTGGACGCGGCCCGGCGCCTCACG CTAGAGCACATTCAGAAACACATATGGTATAT AGGGGGCAAGAACGAGCCGGAGCCGGAGCAGCCCATCCCCCGCAAGGTGCAGATCCGCTCGCTGCCCAGCCTGGAGGACATCGACCCCGACGTGCTGGACAGCATGCACTCGCTGGGCTGCTTCCGGGACCGCAACAAGCTGTTGCAGGACCTGCTGTCCGAGGA GGAAAACCAGGAGAAAATGATCTATTTCCTTCTCCTGGACCGGAAAGAAAGGTACCCGAGCCATGAGGACGAGGACCTGCCCCCCAGAAACGAAATAG ACCCTCCTCGGAAGCGTGTGGACTCCCCAATGCTGAACCGGCATGGCAAGCGGCGGCCGGAACGCAAGTCCATGGAGGTGCTCAGCGTGACAGACGGCGGCTCCCCGGTGCCCGCGCGGCGGGCCATCGAGATGGCCCAGCATGGCCAGAG TAAAGCAATGTTCAGTAAAAGCCTGGATATCGCTGAAGCCCACCCCCAATTCAGCAAAGAAGACAG GTCCAGGTCTATCAGCGGCGCCTCCTCGGGCCTCTCCACCAGCCCGCTGAGCAGCCCCCGG GTGACCCCTCACCCCTCTCCAAGGGGtagtcccctccccacccctaagGGGACGCCCGTGCACACGCCCAAGGAGAGCCCGGCAGGCACACCCAACCCCACGCCACCGTCCAGCCCCAGCGTCGGAGGGGTGCCCTGGAGGACACGGCTTAACTCCATCAAGAACAGTTTCCTGGGGTCACCTCGCTTCCACCGCCGGAAATTGCAGG TTCCAACACCCGAGGAGATGTCCAACCTGACCCCGGAGTCGTCCCCAGA gCTCGCCAAGAAGTCGTGGTTTGGGAACTTCATCAAcctggagaaggaggagcagaTCTTCGTGGTTATCAAGGACAAGCCCTTGAGCTCCATCAAAGCCGACATTGTTCACGCCTTCCTGTCG ATCCCCAGCCTCAGCCACAGCGTCATCTCCCAGACCAGCTTCCGGGCTGAGTATAAGGCGACAGGGGGCCCGGCGGTGTTCCAGAAGCCGGTCAAGTTCCAGGTGGACATCACCTACACCGAGGGCGGGGCAGCGCAGAAGGAGAATGGCATCTATTCTGTCACATTCACGCTCCTGTCAG GCCCGAGCCGCCGCTTCAAGAGGGTCGTGGAGACCATTCAGACCCAGCTACTGAGCACACACGACCAGCCCTCCGCCCAGCATTTGTCAG ACACCACTAACTGTATGGAAATGATGACGGGGAGGCTTTCCAAATGTG GCAGCCCATTGAGTAACTTCTTTGACGTAATTAAACAACTTTTTTCAGACGAGAAGAACGGGCAGGCGGCCCAGGCCCCCAGCACGCCCGCCAAGCGGAGTGCCCACGGCCCACTCGGTGACTCCGCGGCCGCTGGCCCCGGCCCTGGAGGGGACGCCGAGTACCCAACGGGCAAGGACACGGCCAAGACggggccgcccgccgcccgccgcgaGCAGCCTTAG
- the BRSK2 gene encoding serine/threonine-protein kinase BRSK2 isoform X2, producing MTSTGKDGGGAQHAQYVGPYRLEKTLGKGQTGLVKLGIHCVTCQKVAIKIVNREKLSESVLMKVEREIAILKLIEHPHVLKLHDVYENKKYLYLVLEHVSGGELFDYLVKKGRLTPKEARKFFRQIISALDFCHSHSICHRDLKPENLLLDEKNNIRIADFGMASLQVGDSLLETSCGSPHYACPEVIRGEKYDGRKADVWSCGVILFALLVGALPFDDDNLRQLLEKVKRGVFHMPHFIPPDCQSLLRGMIEVDAARRLTLEHIQKHIWYIGGKNEPEPEQPIPRKVQIRSLPSLEDIDPDVLDSMHSLGCFRDRNKLLQDLLSEEENQEKMIYFLLLDRKERYPSHEDEDLPPRNEIDPPRKRVDSPMLNRHGKRRPERKSMEVLSVTDGGSPVPARRAIEMAQHGQSKAMFSKSLDIAEAHPQFSKEDRSRSISGASSGLSTSPLSSPRVTPHPSPRGSPLPTPKGTPVHTPKESPAGTPNPTPPSSPSVGGVPWRTRLNSIKNSFLGSPRFHRRKLQVPTPEEMSNLTPESSPELAKKSWFGNFINLEKEEQIFVVIKDKPLSSIKADIVHAFLSIPSLSHSVISQTSFRAEYKATGGPAVFQKPVKFQVDITYTEGGAAQKENGIYSVTFTLLSGPSRRFKRVVETIQTQLLSTHDQPSAQHLSDTTNCMEMMTGRLSKCDEKNGQAAQAPSTPAKRSAHGPLGDSAAAGPGPGGDAEYPTGKDTAKTGPPAARREQP from the exons GCCTCGTGAAGCTGGGGATTCACTGTGTCACGTGCCAGAAGGTGGCCATCAAAATTGTCAACCGGGAGAAGCTCAGCGAGTCTGTGTTGATGAAG GTGGAGCGGGAGATTGCCATCCTGAAGCTCATCGAACACCCTCACGTTCTAAAGCTGCACGatgtttatgaaaacaaaaaatattt ATACCTGGTGCTAGAACACGTGTCTGGTGGAGAGCTCTTCGACTACCTTGTCAAGAAGGGCAGGCTGACCCCCAAAGAGGCTCGGAAGTTCTTCCGACAGATCATCTCTGCGCTAGACTTTTGCCACAGCCACTCCATATG CCACAGGGATCTGAAGCCAGAAAACCTTCTACTGGATGAGAAGAACAACATCCGAATCGCGGATTTCGGCATGGCGTCGCTGCAGGTTGGCGACAGCCTGCTGGAGACCAGCTGCGG GTCCCCCCACTACGCCTGCCCCGAGGTGATCCGG GGGGAGAAGTATGACGGCCGCAAGGCGGACGTGTGGAGCTGCGGCGTGATCCTGTTCGCCCTGTTGGtg GGGGCTCTGCCCTTTGACGACGACAACCTGAGGCAGCTGCTGGAGAAGGTGAAGCGGGGTGTTTTCCACATGCCGCACTTCATCCCGCCCGACTGCCAGAGCCTGCTGCGCGGCATGATCGAGGTGGACGCGGCCCGGCGCCTCACG CTAGAGCACATTCAGAAACACATATGGTATAT AGGGGGCAAGAACGAGCCGGAGCCGGAGCAGCCCATCCCCCGCAAGGTGCAGATCCGCTCGCTGCCCAGCCTGGAGGACATCGACCCCGACGTGCTGGACAGCATGCACTCGCTGGGCTGCTTCCGGGACCGCAACAAGCTGTTGCAGGACCTGCTGTCCGAGGA GGAAAACCAGGAGAAAATGATCTATTTCCTTCTCCTGGACCGGAAAGAAAGGTACCCGAGCCATGAGGACGAGGACCTGCCCCCCAGAAACGAAATAG ACCCTCCTCGGAAGCGTGTGGACTCCCCAATGCTGAACCGGCATGGCAAGCGGCGGCCGGAACGCAAGTCCATGGAGGTGCTCAGCGTGACAGACGGCGGCTCCCCGGTGCCCGCGCGGCGGGCCATCGAGATGGCCCAGCATGGCCAGAG TAAAGCAATGTTCAGTAAAAGCCTGGATATCGCTGAAGCCCACCCCCAATTCAGCAAAGAAGACAG GTCCAGGTCTATCAGCGGCGCCTCCTCGGGCCTCTCCACCAGCCCGCTGAGCAGCCCCCGG GTGACCCCTCACCCCTCTCCAAGGGGtagtcccctccccacccctaagGGGACGCCCGTGCACACGCCCAAGGAGAGCCCGGCAGGCACACCCAACCCCACGCCACCGTCCAGCCCCAGCGTCGGAGGGGTGCCCTGGAGGACACGGCTTAACTCCATCAAGAACAGTTTCCTGGGGTCACCTCGCTTCCACCGCCGGAAATTGCAGG TTCCAACACCCGAGGAGATGTCCAACCTGACCCCGGAGTCGTCCCCAGA gCTCGCCAAGAAGTCGTGGTTTGGGAACTTCATCAAcctggagaaggaggagcagaTCTTCGTGGTTATCAAGGACAAGCCCTTGAGCTCCATCAAAGCCGACATTGTTCACGCCTTCCTGTCG ATCCCCAGCCTCAGCCACAGCGTCATCTCCCAGACCAGCTTCCGGGCTGAGTATAAGGCGACAGGGGGCCCGGCGGTGTTCCAGAAGCCGGTCAAGTTCCAGGTGGACATCACCTACACCGAGGGCGGGGCAGCGCAGAAGGAGAATGGCATCTATTCTGTCACATTCACGCTCCTGTCAG GCCCGAGCCGCCGCTTCAAGAGGGTCGTGGAGACCATTCAGACCCAGCTACTGAGCACACACGACCAGCCCTCCGCCCAGCATTTGTCAG ACACCACTAACTGTATGGAAATGATGACGGGGAGGCTTTCCAAATGTG ACGAGAAGAACGGGCAGGCGGCCCAGGCCCCCAGCACGCCCGCCAAGCGGAGTGCCCACGGCCCACTCGGTGACTCCGCGGCCGCTGGCCCCGGCCCTGGAGGGGACGCCGAGTACCCAACGGGCAAGGACACGGCCAAGACggggccgcccgccgcccgccgcgaGCAGCCTTAG
- the BRSK2 gene encoding serine/threonine-protein kinase BRSK2 isoform X7, with translation MFMKTKNICRYLVLEHVSGGELFDYLVKKGRLTPKEARKFFRQIISALDFCHSHSICHRDLKPENLLLDEKNNIRIADFGMASLQVGDSLLETSCGSPHYACPEVIRGEKYDGRKADVWSCGVILFALLVGALPFDDDNLRQLLEKVKRGVFHMPHFIPPDCQSLLRGMIEVDAARRLTLEHIQKHIWYIGGKNEPEPEQPIPRKVQIRSLPSLEDIDPDVLDSMHSLGCFRDRNKLLQDLLSEEENQEKMIYFLLLDRKERYPSHEDEDLPPRNEIDPPRKRVDSPMLNRHGKRRPERKSMEVLSVTDGGSPVPARRAIEMAQHGQSKAMFSKSLDIAEAHPQFSKEDRSRSISGASSGLSTSPLSSPRVTPHPSPRGSPLPTPKGTPVHTPKESPAGTPNPTPPSSPSVGGVPWRTRLNSIKNSFLGSPRFHRRKLQVPTPEEMSNLTPESSPELAKKSWFGNFINLEKEEQIFVVIKDKPLSSIKADIVHAFLSIPSLSHSVISQTSFRAEYKATGGPAVFQKPVKFQVDITYTEGGAAQKENGIYSVTFTLLSGPSRRFKRVVETIQTQLLSTHDQPSAQHLSDTTNCMEMMTGRLSKCGSPLSNFFDVIKQLFSDEKNGQAAQAPSTPAKRSAHGPLGDSAAAGPGPGGDAEYPTGKDTAKTGPPAARREQP, from the exons atgtttatgaaaacaaaaaatatttgtag ATACCTGGTGCTAGAACACGTGTCTGGTGGAGAGCTCTTCGACTACCTTGTCAAGAAGGGCAGGCTGACCCCCAAAGAGGCTCGGAAGTTCTTCCGACAGATCATCTCTGCGCTAGACTTTTGCCACAGCCACTCCATATG CCACAGGGATCTGAAGCCAGAAAACCTTCTACTGGATGAGAAGAACAACATCCGAATCGCGGATTTCGGCATGGCGTCGCTGCAGGTTGGCGACAGCCTGCTGGAGACCAGCTGCGG GTCCCCCCACTACGCCTGCCCCGAGGTGATCCGG GGGGAGAAGTATGACGGCCGCAAGGCGGACGTGTGGAGCTGCGGCGTGATCCTGTTCGCCCTGTTGGtg GGGGCTCTGCCCTTTGACGACGACAACCTGAGGCAGCTGCTGGAGAAGGTGAAGCGGGGTGTTTTCCACATGCCGCACTTCATCCCGCCCGACTGCCAGAGCCTGCTGCGCGGCATGATCGAGGTGGACGCGGCCCGGCGCCTCACG CTAGAGCACATTCAGAAACACATATGGTATAT AGGGGGCAAGAACGAGCCGGAGCCGGAGCAGCCCATCCCCCGCAAGGTGCAGATCCGCTCGCTGCCCAGCCTGGAGGACATCGACCCCGACGTGCTGGACAGCATGCACTCGCTGGGCTGCTTCCGGGACCGCAACAAGCTGTTGCAGGACCTGCTGTCCGAGGA GGAAAACCAGGAGAAAATGATCTATTTCCTTCTCCTGGACCGGAAAGAAAGGTACCCGAGCCATGAGGACGAGGACCTGCCCCCCAGAAACGAAATAG ACCCTCCTCGGAAGCGTGTGGACTCCCCAATGCTGAACCGGCATGGCAAGCGGCGGCCGGAACGCAAGTCCATGGAGGTGCTCAGCGTGACAGACGGCGGCTCCCCGGTGCCCGCGCGGCGGGCCATCGAGATGGCCCAGCATGGCCAGAG TAAAGCAATGTTCAGTAAAAGCCTGGATATCGCTGAAGCCCACCCCCAATTCAGCAAAGAAGACAG GTCCAGGTCTATCAGCGGCGCCTCCTCGGGCCTCTCCACCAGCCCGCTGAGCAGCCCCCGG GTGACCCCTCACCCCTCTCCAAGGGGtagtcccctccccacccctaagGGGACGCCCGTGCACACGCCCAAGGAGAGCCCGGCAGGCACACCCAACCCCACGCCACCGTCCAGCCCCAGCGTCGGAGGGGTGCCCTGGAGGACACGGCTTAACTCCATCAAGAACAGTTTCCTGGGGTCACCTCGCTTCCACCGCCGGAAATTGCAGG TTCCAACACCCGAGGAGATGTCCAACCTGACCCCGGAGTCGTCCCCAGA gCTCGCCAAGAAGTCGTGGTTTGGGAACTTCATCAAcctggagaaggaggagcagaTCTTCGTGGTTATCAAGGACAAGCCCTTGAGCTCCATCAAAGCCGACATTGTTCACGCCTTCCTGTCG ATCCCCAGCCTCAGCCACAGCGTCATCTCCCAGACCAGCTTCCGGGCTGAGTATAAGGCGACAGGGGGCCCGGCGGTGTTCCAGAAGCCGGTCAAGTTCCAGGTGGACATCACCTACACCGAGGGCGGGGCAGCGCAGAAGGAGAATGGCATCTATTCTGTCACATTCACGCTCCTGTCAG GCCCGAGCCGCCGCTTCAAGAGGGTCGTGGAGACCATTCAGACCCAGCTACTGAGCACACACGACCAGCCCTCCGCCCAGCATTTGTCAG ACACCACTAACTGTATGGAAATGATGACGGGGAGGCTTTCCAAATGTG GCAGCCCATTGAGTAACTTCTTTGACGTAATTAAACAACTTTTTTCAGACGAGAAGAACGGGCAGGCGGCCCAGGCCCCCAGCACGCCCGCCAAGCGGAGTGCCCACGGCCCACTCGGTGACTCCGCGGCCGCTGGCCCCGGCCCTGGAGGGGACGCCGAGTACCCAACGGGCAAGGACACGGCCAAGACggggccgcccgccgcccgccgcgaGCAGCCTTAG
- the BRSK2 gene encoding serine/threonine-protein kinase BRSK2 isoform X5: MTSTGKDGGGAQHAQYVGPYRLEKTLGKGQTGLVKLGIHCVTCQKVAIKIVNREKLSESVLMKVEREIAILKLIEHPHVLKLHDVYENKKYLYLVLEHVSGGELFDYLVKKGRLTPKEARKFFRQIISALDFCHSHSICHRDLKPENLLLDEKNNIRIADFGMASLQVGDSLLETSCGSPHYACPEVIRGEKYDGRKADVWSCGVILFALLVGALPFDDDNLRQLLEKVKRGVFHMPHFIPPDCQSLLRGMIEVDAARRLTLEHIQKHIWYIGGKNEPEPEQPIPRKVQIRSLPSLEDIDPDVLDSMHSLGCFRDRNKLLQDLLSEEENQEKMIYFLLLDRKERYPSHEDEDLPPRNEIDPPRKRVDSPMLNRHGKRRPERKSMEVLSVTDGGSPVPARRAIEMAQHGQSKAMFSKSLDIAEAHPQFSKEDRSRSISGASSGLSTSPLSSPRVTPHPSPRGSPLPTPKGTPVHTPKESPAGTPNPTPPSSPSVGGVPWRTRLNSIKNSFLGSPRFHRRKLQVPTPEEMSNLTPESSPELAKKSWFGNFINLEKEEQIFVVIKDKPLSSIKADIVHAFLSIPSLSHSVISQTSFRAEYKATGGPAVFQKPVKFQVDITYTEGGAAQKENGIYSVTFTLLSGPSRRFKRVVETIQTQLLSTHDQPSAQHLSEPPPPAPGLSWGAGLKGQKVATSYESSL; the protein is encoded by the exons GCCTCGTGAAGCTGGGGATTCACTGTGTCACGTGCCAGAAGGTGGCCATCAAAATTGTCAACCGGGAGAAGCTCAGCGAGTCTGTGTTGATGAAG GTGGAGCGGGAGATTGCCATCCTGAAGCTCATCGAACACCCTCACGTTCTAAAGCTGCACGatgtttatgaaaacaaaaaatattt ATACCTGGTGCTAGAACACGTGTCTGGTGGAGAGCTCTTCGACTACCTTGTCAAGAAGGGCAGGCTGACCCCCAAAGAGGCTCGGAAGTTCTTCCGACAGATCATCTCTGCGCTAGACTTTTGCCACAGCCACTCCATATG CCACAGGGATCTGAAGCCAGAAAACCTTCTACTGGATGAGAAGAACAACATCCGAATCGCGGATTTCGGCATGGCGTCGCTGCAGGTTGGCGACAGCCTGCTGGAGACCAGCTGCGG GTCCCCCCACTACGCCTGCCCCGAGGTGATCCGG GGGGAGAAGTATGACGGCCGCAAGGCGGACGTGTGGAGCTGCGGCGTGATCCTGTTCGCCCTGTTGGtg GGGGCTCTGCCCTTTGACGACGACAACCTGAGGCAGCTGCTGGAGAAGGTGAAGCGGGGTGTTTTCCACATGCCGCACTTCATCCCGCCCGACTGCCAGAGCCTGCTGCGCGGCATGATCGAGGTGGACGCGGCCCGGCGCCTCACG CTAGAGCACATTCAGAAACACATATGGTATAT AGGGGGCAAGAACGAGCCGGAGCCGGAGCAGCCCATCCCCCGCAAGGTGCAGATCCGCTCGCTGCCCAGCCTGGAGGACATCGACCCCGACGTGCTGGACAGCATGCACTCGCTGGGCTGCTTCCGGGACCGCAACAAGCTGTTGCAGGACCTGCTGTCCGAGGA GGAAAACCAGGAGAAAATGATCTATTTCCTTCTCCTGGACCGGAAAGAAAGGTACCCGAGCCATGAGGACGAGGACCTGCCCCCCAGAAACGAAATAG ACCCTCCTCGGAAGCGTGTGGACTCCCCAATGCTGAACCGGCATGGCAAGCGGCGGCCGGAACGCAAGTCCATGGAGGTGCTCAGCGTGACAGACGGCGGCTCCCCGGTGCCCGCGCGGCGGGCCATCGAGATGGCCCAGCATGGCCAGAG TAAAGCAATGTTCAGTAAAAGCCTGGATATCGCTGAAGCCCACCCCCAATTCAGCAAAGAAGACAG GTCCAGGTCTATCAGCGGCGCCTCCTCGGGCCTCTCCACCAGCCCGCTGAGCAGCCCCCGG GTGACCCCTCACCCCTCTCCAAGGGGtagtcccctccccacccctaagGGGACGCCCGTGCACACGCCCAAGGAGAGCCCGGCAGGCACACCCAACCCCACGCCACCGTCCAGCCCCAGCGTCGGAGGGGTGCCCTGGAGGACACGGCTTAACTCCATCAAGAACAGTTTCCTGGGGTCACCTCGCTTCCACCGCCGGAAATTGCAGG TTCCAACACCCGAGGAGATGTCCAACCTGACCCCGGAGTCGTCCCCAGA gCTCGCCAAGAAGTCGTGGTTTGGGAACTTCATCAAcctggagaaggaggagcagaTCTTCGTGGTTATCAAGGACAAGCCCTTGAGCTCCATCAAAGCCGACATTGTTCACGCCTTCCTGTCG ATCCCCAGCCTCAGCCACAGCGTCATCTCCCAGACCAGCTTCCGGGCTGAGTATAAGGCGACAGGGGGCCCGGCGGTGTTCCAGAAGCCGGTCAAGTTCCAGGTGGACATCACCTACACCGAGGGCGGGGCAGCGCAGAAGGAGAATGGCATCTATTCTGTCACATTCACGCTCCTGTCAG GCCCGAGCCGCCGCTTCAAGAGGGTCGTGGAGACCATTCAGACCCAGCTACTGAGCACACACGACCAGCCCTCCGCCCAGCATTTGTCAG AACCCCCCCCGCCAGCGCCAGGACTAAGCTGGGGTGCTGGGCTTAAGGGCCAGAAGGTGGCCACCAGCTACGAGAGTAGCCTCTGA